A genomic window from Planococcus rifietoensis includes:
- the ispG gene encoding flavodoxin-dependent (E)-4-hydroxy-3-methylbut-2-enyl-diphosphate synthase translates to MSEMTHRSKTRPVKVGDITIGGSNELFIQSMATTKTHDVEATVAEILRLEEAGCQVVRVACPDERAAYAIGEIKKRINIPLVVDIHFDYKLALIAIEQGADKIRINPGNIGRREKVEAVVNAAKAKGIPIRIGVNAGSLERKILEKYGYPTADGMVESALHHIKILEDLDFHDIIVSLKASDVSLAVEAYEKASKAFDYPLHLGITESGTLFSGTVKSSAGLGALLAKGIGNTLRVSLSADPVEEVKVARELLKVFGLSSNAATLISCPTCGRIEIDLISIANEVEEYISHIKAPLKVAVLGCAVNGPGEAREADIGIAGARGEGLLFMHGKTVRKVPEETMVEELKIEIDKLAEEYFAKQAEEKKQKELEQQQA, encoded by the coding sequence ATGAGCGAAATGACTCACCGTTCAAAAACACGCCCCGTCAAAGTCGGCGATATAACGATTGGCGGCAGCAATGAACTATTCATACAAAGTATGGCCACAACGAAAACACACGACGTAGAAGCAACGGTCGCGGAGATTCTCCGCCTCGAAGAAGCCGGATGCCAAGTCGTCCGTGTCGCTTGTCCTGATGAGCGGGCAGCTTATGCCATCGGCGAAATCAAGAAACGCATCAATATCCCGCTCGTTGTCGATATTCATTTCGACTACAAACTGGCTTTGATCGCGATCGAGCAAGGTGCCGATAAAATCCGCATCAACCCAGGCAATATCGGCCGCCGCGAAAAAGTCGAAGCGGTCGTCAATGCAGCGAAAGCAAAAGGCATCCCGATCCGCATCGGCGTAAACGCCGGTTCGCTCGAACGCAAAATTCTCGAGAAATACGGCTACCCGACAGCGGACGGCATGGTAGAATCAGCCTTGCACCATATCAAGATCCTAGAAGACCTTGATTTCCATGACATCATCGTCTCGTTGAAAGCATCCGATGTGAGCCTTGCTGTCGAAGCATATGAAAAAGCATCGAAAGCATTCGACTACCCGCTCCACCTCGGGATTACAGAATCCGGCACATTGTTCTCCGGAACTGTGAAAAGTTCTGCAGGTCTTGGGGCATTGCTCGCTAAAGGCATCGGCAATACACTCCGCGTCTCCTTGAGCGCAGACCCTGTCGAAGAAGTCAAAGTAGCCCGTGAACTATTGAAAGTCTTCGGTTTGTCTTCGAACGCAGCGACGCTCATCTCATGCCCGACTTGCGGACGCATCGAAATCGATTTGATTTCCATCGCGAACGAAGTGGAAGAATACATCTCCCACATCAAAGCACCGCTTAAAGTCGCTGTGCTCGGCTGTGCCGTCAACGGACCGGGTGAAGCACGCGAAGCCGATATCGGCATCGCCGGCGCACGCGGTGAAGGCCTGCTCTTCATGCACGGGAAAACAGTCCGTAAAGTGCCTGAAGAAACAATGGTCGAAGAATTGAAGATCGAGATCGATAAATTGGCAGAAGAATATTTCGCCAAACAAGCGGAAGAGAAAAAGCAAAAGGAACTTGAACAACAACAAGCATAA
- a CDS encoding DUF1189 family protein — translation MNLYQLLKASFMEPKKRAAVRIMPIGRILKFVFLFITLLSLISFAEFVLGIGSSSSELEGLLQFIEEIEWLLYPFALVFLFVSTTLYHFIKISVFAAFGYGFLAWLKRRGEYRHMWRTAALAVTVPTIAAYAASFWINSLWISLLTSLWTLFLLYSAARFYPKAPPVRKQG, via the coding sequence GTGAATCTCTACCAACTATTGAAAGCAAGCTTCATGGAACCGAAAAAACGGGCGGCGGTCCGTATCATGCCGATCGGCCGCATTTTGAAATTCGTTTTTTTGTTCATCACATTGCTTTCACTTATCTCATTTGCCGAGTTCGTACTTGGCATCGGCTCGAGCTCCTCTGAACTAGAAGGCCTGCTGCAATTCATAGAAGAAATCGAATGGCTGCTCTACCCGTTTGCGCTCGTTTTTTTATTCGTCTCGACGACGCTCTACCATTTCATCAAAATCAGCGTCTTTGCGGCGTTCGGCTATGGCTTCCTCGCCTGGCTCAAGCGCCGCGGGGAATACCGCCATATGTGGCGCACAGCGGCACTCGCCGTTACCGTTCCGACCATTGCCGCCTATGCGGCGAGCTTTTGGATCAATAGCTTGTGGATTTCGCTGTTGACGAGTTTATGGACGCTGTTTCTTCTATATAGTGCAGCGCGTTTCTATCCGAAAGCCCCACCGGTTAGAAAACAGGGCTAA
- a CDS encoding Na/Pi cotransporter family protein, translating to MEMNWQELLFTFFGGLGIFLFSIKYMGDALQKAAGDKLRDILDRFTTNPFMGVLVGIIVTILIQSSSGTTVIVVGLVSAGFMTLRQAIGVIMGANIGTTVTAFIIGLDVGAYALPIMAVGAFLIFFIKKNQIQNIGQVIFGFGGLFFGMETMSGAMKPLRELPAFIDMTVNLSEFPILGVAAGTIFTFIVQSSSGTIAILQGLYAENLVTLDAALPVLFGDNIGTTVTAVLAALGTSIAARRAAAVHVLFNVIGSIIFLILLVPFTAYVEWLTGVLNLEAKMQIAFAHGTFNVVNTMIQFPLIGAWAYLVTKVIPGDEVLIEFKPKHLDLNFIEQSPSIALGQAKEEVLRMGKYSVQGLEETYEYLKTKSKKHAEMGYQLEDAINNLDGKITDYLVLISAESISAADSTRHTMLMETVRDIERIGDHFENIIELIDYQEANKVKLTAEAMEDLDEMFTLTIATVSKSLDALDTTSHELAREVAEQEDLIDKMERKFRKKHILRLNEGACSAQAGIVFVDIVSNLERIGDHSVNIAEAILGNRT from the coding sequence GTGGAAATGAATTGGCAGGAATTGCTGTTTACCTTCTTCGGAGGACTCGGTATTTTCCTATTCTCAATCAAGTATATGGGTGACGCTTTGCAGAAAGCTGCAGGCGATAAACTACGGGACATTTTGGACCGTTTTACGACCAATCCGTTCATGGGTGTCTTGGTCGGTATCATAGTAACGATTTTGATCCAATCGAGCTCAGGGACGACCGTTATCGTCGTCGGTCTCGTAAGCGCAGGCTTCATGACGCTAAGACAAGCAATCGGCGTTATCATGGGTGCGAATATCGGGACGACCGTTACGGCATTCATCATCGGCTTGGACGTCGGAGCGTACGCGTTGCCAATCATGGCGGTCGGTGCATTCTTGATTTTCTTCATCAAGAAAAACCAAATCCAAAATATCGGCCAAGTTATTTTTGGCTTCGGTGGATTGTTCTTCGGGATGGAAACGATGAGCGGGGCAATGAAGCCGCTGCGTGAATTGCCGGCATTCATCGACATGACCGTCAACTTGAGTGAATTCCCGATCCTCGGCGTTGCAGCAGGGACAATCTTCACGTTCATCGTCCAAAGCTCCAGCGGGACGATCGCCATTCTTCAAGGGCTCTACGCAGAGAACTTGGTTACACTTGATGCCGCATTGCCGGTTCTATTCGGTGACAATATCGGGACGACCGTTACAGCTGTGCTCGCAGCACTTGGTACATCCATTGCAGCGCGCCGTGCAGCAGCTGTCCACGTCTTGTTCAATGTCATCGGCTCCATCATCTTCCTGATCCTGCTTGTGCCGTTCACGGCGTATGTCGAGTGGCTCACGGGCGTTTTGAATCTGGAAGCAAAAATGCAGATTGCTTTTGCGCACGGGACGTTCAACGTTGTCAACACCATGATTCAATTCCCGTTGATCGGCGCTTGGGCATACCTTGTGACAAAAGTGATTCCTGGCGACGAAGTGCTTATCGAATTCAAGCCGAAGCATCTCGACTTGAACTTCATCGAACAATCGCCATCGATCGCTCTTGGCCAAGCTAAAGAAGAAGTCTTGCGCATGGGTAAATATTCTGTGCAAGGGCTTGAAGAAACGTATGAGTATTTGAAAACGAAAAGCAAGAAGCATGCTGAAATGGGCTATCAATTGGAAGATGCCATCAATAACCTGGACGGCAAAATTACCGATTACTTGGTGCTCATTTCCGCAGAATCGATCTCGGCAGCGGATTCCACTCGCCACACAATGCTGATGGAAACGGTCCGTGATATCGAACGAATCGGCGACCATTTCGAGAACATCATCGAATTGATCGATTACCAGGAAGCCAATAAAGTGAAATTGACTGCAGAAGCAATGGAAGACTTGGACGAGATGTTCACATTGACCATTGCCACGGTTTCGAAATCACTCGATGCACTCGACACGACAAGCCACGAGCTTGCGCGTGAAGTGGCAGAGCAGGAAGACCTGATCGACAAAATGGAACGCAAATTCCGTAAGAAACACATTCTTCGCCTGAACGAAGGCGCATGTTCCGCACAAGCGGGAATCGTCTTCGTCGACATCGTCAGCAACTTGGAGCGGATCGGCGACCACTCCGTCAACATCGCAGAAGCCATCCTCGGCAACCGCACTTGA
- a CDS encoding DUF456 domain-containing protein has product MLEIVGWVFIIVLFTIGFIGLVYPIIPASLFIFGGFIIYGLFFSFADLPWWFWLIEILFVLLLFGADFLANAVGVKKFGGSKAGLIGSTVGLIFGPFIIPFAGILIGPFLGAIIAEMLVNKSSIKKSIRSGIGSVVGFITSALTKGIIQAIMVGLFFWVI; this is encoded by the coding sequence ATGCTCGAAATTGTCGGCTGGGTTTTTATAATTGTATTATTCACCATCGGTTTCATCGGTCTTGTGTACCCAATCATCCCCGCGTCGCTGTTCATTTTCGGCGGATTCATCATATATGGGCTGTTTTTCAGCTTTGCTGATTTGCCGTGGTGGTTCTGGCTCATCGAAATCCTATTTGTCCTGTTATTGTTCGGTGCAGACTTTTTGGCCAATGCGGTCGGCGTGAAGAAGTTCGGCGGTTCAAAAGCCGGGTTGATAGGCAGCACGGTCGGATTGATTTTCGGCCCATTCATTATCCCGTTTGCCGGCATCCTGATCGGCCCGTTCCTCGGTGCCATCATTGCAGAGATGCTTGTCAACAAATCATCGATCAAAAAATCGATCCGCTCCGGAATCGGTTCTGTGGTCGGCTTTATCACATCAGCACTTACGAAAGGCATCATCCAAGCCATAATGGTCGGCTTGTTCTTCTGGGTGATTTGA
- the sodA gene encoding superoxide dismutase SodA: MAYELPELPYAYDALEPHIDKETMNIHHTKHHNTYVTNVNAALEGHDDLSSKSIEELVSDLNAVPEDIRTAVRNNGGGHANHSLFWQLLSPNGGGQPTGAVADAINSKFGSFDEFKEKFEAAGKTRFGSGWAWLVVSNGELEVTSTPNQDSPLSEGKTPILGVDVWEHAYYLKYQNRRPDYLAAFWNVVNWDEVSKRYEAAK, from the coding sequence ATGGCATACGAACTACCGGAACTACCTTACGCGTACGATGCGCTAGAACCGCACATCGACAAAGAAACAATGAACATCCACCACACGAAACACCACAACACGTACGTAACAAACGTAAATGCGGCCTTGGAAGGTCATGACGATCTTTCTTCAAAATCAATCGAAGAATTGGTTTCTGACTTGAACGCAGTGCCGGAAGATATCCGCACAGCTGTCCGCAACAACGGCGGCGGCCATGCGAACCACTCGCTATTCTGGCAGCTTCTTTCCCCGAACGGCGGCGGACAGCCGACTGGCGCGGTAGCTGACGCAATCAACAGCAAATTCGGAAGCTTTGACGAGTTCAAAGAAAAATTCGAAGCTGCGGGCAAAACACGCTTCGGTTCTGGCTGGGCTTGGCTAGTCGTTTCGAACGGCGAACTCGAAGTCACGTCAACGCCAAACCAGGATTCTCCACTATCTGAAGGCAAAACGCCGATCCTTGGAGTGGACGTTTGGGAGCACGCATACTACTTGAAATACCAGAACCGCCGCCCAGACTATTTGGCAGCATTCTGGAATGTTGTTAACTGGGACGAAGTTTCTAAGCGCTACGAAGCTGCTAAATAA
- a CDS encoding peptidoglycan D,D-transpeptidase FtsI family protein, with the protein MKTPQKRRVSLAKSKLQSNTTFRMNILFFAIFLLFSMLILRLGYLQIVKGEDYARAIARTEEVAVNTSVPRGRIFDSAGRLQVDNEPVNSITYTKMQTTKSSEMMDVAEELAKLIEKDTDKVTLRDKQDFYIQLNTESATEKVTAEERAAIEAEDVPQKEKQQKLDALVREKITDEELDSLTDEQLEVLAIYREMTSGYALSPQIIKGEGVTDEEFAVVSERLTDPKLEGVNTVTDWKRVKMTDLTILGSTTTPDQGIPANRLDYYLSRDYSRNDRVGTSFLEQQYEDVLQGQKSSVKNVTDGRGRVIETVPVDEGEPGKDLVLTIDSELQYELEEIVEEKLLALKAGPNSQLVKDAYLVMMNPKTGEVLSMVGKRVGEDENGKRVVNDYAFGTFTAAHEMGSTIKGATLLTGYAQDAVEMGEVQIDEPLKFAGTTQKNSIFNTTPFNRIPMNDLMAIERSSNVYMFKIALDIADRQYQYNRPLSVAPESFALMRNSYAQFGLGVETGIDLPNEGTGYLGGVSPGTKLLDLAIGQYDTYTTMQLAQYISTIANDGYRVQPHVVKEIRKASPDGETLGPIETVIEPKIMNRINNTQEEIDRVKEGMRNVYIGSSGSARAQFSDTPYTAAGKTGTAEAFYFERGNPFHNTVNVNIAHVGFAPYEDPEIAYAVVIPYVTTDPTKVPKTNNEIARAAADKYFELKAKHSEDEANEIKPPFSGTRIK; encoded by the coding sequence ATGAAAACCCCTCAAAAACGTCGTGTGTCGCTGGCAAAGTCCAAACTCCAGTCCAATACGACCTTTCGGATGAACATTCTCTTTTTTGCTATTTTTCTGCTGTTTTCCATGCTCATCCTGCGCCTAGGCTATTTGCAGATCGTCAAAGGGGAAGATTACGCCCGTGCGATTGCCCGCACCGAGGAAGTGGCGGTCAATACAAGCGTGCCGCGTGGCAGGATTTTTGATTCCGCCGGACGCCTGCAAGTCGATAACGAGCCCGTCAACAGCATCACTTATACAAAGATGCAGACGACCAAGAGCAGCGAGATGATGGATGTGGCTGAAGAGCTCGCCAAATTGATCGAAAAAGATACGGATAAAGTGACTTTGCGCGATAAGCAAGACTTTTACATACAATTGAATACGGAGAGTGCAACTGAAAAAGTAACAGCTGAAGAACGCGCTGCGATTGAAGCGGAAGATGTGCCTCAAAAGGAAAAGCAACAGAAACTCGATGCCTTGGTCCGTGAGAAAATCACAGACGAAGAACTCGATAGCCTGACGGACGAACAATTAGAAGTGCTCGCGATCTACCGTGAAATGACTTCTGGTTATGCGTTGTCGCCGCAGATCATCAAAGGCGAAGGCGTCACCGACGAAGAGTTCGCCGTCGTGTCTGAGCGCTTGACCGATCCAAAATTGGAAGGCGTCAATACGGTCACTGATTGGAAGCGTGTAAAAATGACCGATTTGACGATTCTCGGAAGCACGACGACGCCTGACCAAGGGATCCCGGCCAATCGCCTCGATTATTATTTAAGCCGCGATTACTCCCGCAATGACCGCGTCGGCACGAGCTTTTTGGAGCAGCAGTATGAAGATGTGCTGCAAGGCCAAAAATCGAGCGTCAAAAACGTCACCGACGGCCGAGGCCGCGTCATCGAAACAGTGCCAGTAGATGAAGGTGAACCCGGCAAAGATTTGGTCTTGACGATTGACAGCGAACTTCAATATGAGTTGGAAGAAATCGTCGAAGAAAAATTGCTTGCATTAAAAGCAGGGCCCAACTCACAGCTCGTCAAGGATGCGTATTTGGTCATGATGAACCCGAAAACCGGAGAAGTCTTGTCGATGGTCGGTAAACGCGTCGGCGAAGATGAAAACGGCAAACGCGTCGTCAATGATTATGCGTTTGGCACATTCACAGCCGCCCATGAAATGGGTTCGACCATCAAGGGGGCTACACTTTTGACGGGATATGCACAAGATGCAGTCGAGATGGGAGAAGTACAGATCGATGAGCCGTTGAAATTTGCGGGGACTACCCAGAAAAATTCGATTTTCAATACGACCCCGTTCAATCGCATCCCGATGAACGATCTGATGGCAATTGAACGGTCATCCAACGTTTATATGTTCAAAATTGCTTTGGATATCGCCGACCGGCAATATCAATACAACCGGCCATTAAGCGTTGCCCCGGAAAGCTTTGCCTTGATGCGCAATTCATACGCCCAATTCGGGCTCGGTGTCGAAACCGGCATCGATTTGCCGAACGAAGGCACCGGCTATCTTGGCGGCGTAAGTCCAGGTACTAAGCTTTTGGACCTTGCAATCGGCCAGTACGATACGTACACTACAATGCAATTGGCACAGTATATCTCCACCATTGCGAACGACGGTTACCGTGTGCAGCCGCATGTCGTCAAGGAGATCCGCAAAGCTTCTCCAGACGGCGAGACGCTCGGACCGATCGAGACGGTCATCGAACCGAAGATCATGAACCGTATCAATAATACACAAGAAGAAATTGACCGTGTCAAAGAAGGCATGCGCAATGTGTATATCGGCAGCTCCGGCTCGGCTCGCGCCCAGTTCAGCGATACGCCGTATACAGCAGCCGGCAAGACCGGTACAGCAGAAGCTTTTTATTTCGAACGGGGCAATCCCTTCCATAACACGGTGAACGTCAATATCGCGCATGTCGGCTTCGCCCCTTATGAAGACCCGGAAATCGCCTACGCGGTCGTCATCCCCTATGTGACGACCGACCCAACCAAAGTTCCAAAAACCAATAATGAAATCGCCCGTGCTGCGGCAGACAAGTATTTTGAATTGAAAGCTAAGCACTCCGAAGACGAAGCGAATGAAATCAAGCCGCCATTTAGCGGCACGCGCATCAAATAA
- a CDS encoding PstS family phosphate ABC transporter substrate-binding protein, with product MRNWKFAMASTILGSALLLGACGSTEETATGSETADSASDEAVVEGSVTGDGSSTVAPILEGIVEEYAAVQPEVQVTVGVSGTGGGFEKFIQGETAFSNASRPIKEEEAAALEEAGIEYTEFLLAYDGLSVVVNQENDWVEDLTVEDLKKLWVEDGSTKMWSDINPEWPDEEVVFYAPGTASGTYDYFNEVILEEEDIVESATLSEDDNTLVQGIQGDPNAIGFFGYAYYIANQDTLKVVTIDGVEPTPETIESGDYSPLSRPLFTYANNAKIAEDEAAYDFMQFTLENAGQMAEAVGYVPLAVEDYEQGLADLEALK from the coding sequence ATGAGAAACTGGAAGTTCGCTATGGCATCAACAATTCTTGGATCGGCACTACTACTTGGCGCATGTGGCAGCACGGAAGAAACTGCAACAGGCAGCGAAACGGCTGATTCCGCTTCAGACGAAGCAGTTGTAGAAGGTTCGGTCACTGGTGACGGATCATCCACAGTCGCACCAATCCTTGAAGGCATTGTTGAAGAATACGCAGCAGTTCAACCTGAAGTCCAAGTAACGGTCGGTGTTTCCGGTACGGGCGGTGGATTCGAAAAATTCATCCAAGGTGAAACAGCTTTCTCGAATGCTTCTCGACCAATTAAAGAAGAAGAAGCAGCTGCTCTAGAAGAAGCAGGCATCGAATACACAGAATTCCTTCTTGCTTATGACGGGCTTTCAGTTGTCGTCAACCAAGAAAACGACTGGGTAGAAGATTTGACAGTTGAAGACCTGAAAAAACTGTGGGTAGAAGATGGCAGCACAAAAATGTGGTCAGACATCAACCCGGAATGGCCGGATGAAGAAGTCGTATTCTATGCGCCAGGAACAGCTTCTGGAACATACGATTATTTCAATGAAGTCATCCTAGAAGAAGAAGACATCGTTGAATCAGCGACATTGTCTGAAGATGACAACACACTTGTTCAAGGTATTCAAGGAGATCCAAACGCCATCGGATTCTTCGGTTATGCATACTACATCGCGAACCAAGATACATTGAAAGTCGTAACGATTGATGGCGTTGAGCCAACTCCTGAAACAATCGAATCCGGTGACTACTCGCCACTGTCACGCCCGCTCTTCACTTACGCCAACAATGCGAAAATTGCTGAAGATGAAGCGGCCTACGACTTCATGCAGTTCACTTTAGAGAACGCTGGGCAAATGGCTGAAGCTGTCGGATACGTTCCATTGGCAGTAGAGGATTACGAGCAAGGCTTGGCAGATCTTGAAGCGTTGAAATAA
- the pstC gene encoding phosphate ABC transporter permease subunit PstC — protein sequence MRTSVQELIAKSKDKKSKKIIEKLIPILLFLIASVSVLTTIGIVLTLIIETVTFFTRVPLSDFILGTTWLPFANSGAQFGIWPLIVGTLKITGIAIIVAVPIGISAAIYLSEYASDNVRRVVKPVLEVLAGVPTIVYGFFALTFVTPVLQSFFPEIKIFNAISPGIVVGIMIIPMIASLSEDAMSSVPKSIRDGALAMGSTKFEVAWKITVPAALSGIIASVVLGLSRAIGETMIVSLAAGSTPKFDGDFTGSIQTMTAYIVQVSKGDAGYGTTIYYSIYAVGFTLFLFTMAMNILAGYMSKRFREEY from the coding sequence ATGCGCACATCGGTTCAAGAACTGATCGCAAAGTCGAAAGATAAGAAAAGTAAAAAAATCATTGAGAAACTCATCCCAATTTTGTTGTTCCTGATCGCTTCTGTTTCGGTTTTGACAACCATCGGGATTGTACTGACATTAATCATTGAAACTGTCACCTTCTTTACACGAGTACCGCTTTCTGATTTCATCCTTGGCACGACGTGGCTGCCGTTCGCTAATAGCGGAGCGCAATTCGGCATTTGGCCGCTAATTGTCGGCACACTGAAAATTACCGGCATCGCGATTATCGTAGCTGTGCCGATCGGCATTTCGGCTGCCATTTACTTGAGCGAATACGCTTCTGACAACGTAAGACGCGTCGTCAAGCCGGTTCTTGAAGTCTTGGCAGGAGTCCCAACTATCGTCTACGGCTTTTTCGCCTTGACGTTCGTGACGCCTGTATTGCAAAGCTTCTTTCCGGAAATCAAGATTTTCAATGCGATTTCACCCGGTATCGTCGTCGGCATCATGATCATCCCGATGATCGCTTCGCTGTCGGAAGACGCCATGTCGTCTGTCCCGAAAAGCATCCGCGACGGGGCGCTTGCCATGGGTTCGACAAAATTTGAAGTCGCCTGGAAAATCACCGTTCCAGCAGCATTGTCCGGCATCATTGCGTCTGTTGTGCTCGGCTTGTCCCGCGCAATCGGCGAGACGATGATCGTTTCGCTTGCGGCAGGGTCAACGCCGAAGTTCGATGGCGATTTCACGGGTTCGATCCAGACAATGACCGCCTACATCGTGCAAGTATCCAAAGGCGATGCCGGTTATGGAACGACGATCTACTATTCCATCTATGCGGTCGGGTTTACATTATTCCTCTTCACGATGGCAATGAATATCCTGGCTGGGTATATGTCAAAACGTTTCCGGGAGGAATATTAA
- the pstA gene encoding phosphate ABC transporter permease PstA yields MRYIEQEKVVRRMNGRMVVNRVFQGLFMFATALALLALVILLYRIVSQGAGHLSLDFLTNFASRFPDQAGIKAALVGSIWLMAVVAPTSILLGVGSAIYLEEYAKKGRITTFIQMNISNLAGVPSVVFGLLGLTIFVRALALGNSILAAGFTMSLLILPVIIVAAQEAIRSVPGELRDASYGMGATKWQTIVRIILPAAIPGILTGSILALSRAIGETAPLIVVGIPVIIQFLPEGVMDTFTALPMQIYDWSSRPQAEFQTVAAAGIIVLMVVLLFMNSIAVFIRNKFDKSY; encoded by the coding sequence ATGAGATACATTGAACAGGAAAAAGTTGTCCGTCGCATGAACGGCCGGATGGTCGTCAACCGTGTCTTCCAAGGGCTCTTCATGTTTGCGACGGCGCTCGCACTGCTGGCGCTGGTCATCTTGCTGTACCGCATCGTCAGTCAAGGTGCGGGGCATCTATCGCTCGACTTCCTTACCAATTTCGCTTCACGGTTCCCAGACCAAGCGGGGATTAAAGCGGCGCTCGTCGGCTCGATCTGGCTAATGGCTGTAGTTGCCCCAACGTCCATTTTGCTGGGTGTGGGATCAGCGATTTATTTAGAAGAATACGCCAAAAAAGGGCGCATCACGACGTTTATCCAAATGAATATTTCCAATTTGGCGGGGGTTCCGTCAGTGGTCTTCGGACTTTTGGGATTGACGATTTTTGTCCGCGCATTAGCGCTCGGCAACAGCATCCTTGCAGCAGGATTTACAATGAGCTTGCTCATCCTGCCGGTCATTATCGTAGCGGCACAGGAAGCAATTCGTTCGGTTCCGGGCGAATTGCGTGATGCATCTTACGGAATGGGTGCAACCAAATGGCAGACCATCGTGCGCATCATCTTGCCGGCAGCAATTCCCGGCATCCTGACAGGCAGCATCTTGGCCTTGTCGCGTGCCATCGGCGAAACAGCACCGCTGATCGTGGTCGGCATCCCGGTTATCATCCAGTTTTTGCCCGAAGGCGTCATGGACACATTCACCGCCTTGCCGATGCAAATCTACGATTGGTCGAGCCGCCCGCAAGCTGAGTTCCAAACGGTCGCAGCTGCCGGGATTATCGTCTTGATGGTCGTGTTGTTATTCATGAATTCAATAGCAGTCTTCATTCGGAACAAATTCGATAAATCCTATTAA
- the pstB gene encoding phosphate ABC transporter ATP-binding protein PstB: protein MNTATIKTKINTAQPTSVEQAEKESVYSTRQLNLWYGNNHALKNIDLEIGENEVTAIIGPSGCGKSTYLKTLNRMVELVPSVKTSGEIQYRGRNIFESSYGVEELRTRVGMVFQKPNPFPKSIYDNIAYGPRIHGIKNKKILDEIVEKSLRGAAIWDEVKDRLNENAYGISGGQQQRICIARTLAIEPDVILMDEPTSALDPISTLKIEELVQELKEQYSIIIVTHNMQQAARISDKTAFFLNGEVIEYDRTDTIFSNPADKRTEDYISGRFG from the coding sequence ATGAACACAGCAACGATCAAAACGAAAATCAATACAGCACAGCCTACTTCAGTAGAACAAGCTGAAAAAGAAAGTGTCTATAGCACGCGCCAGTTGAATTTGTGGTATGGCAATAACCATGCCTTGAAAAACATTGACTTGGAAATCGGGGAAAATGAAGTCACGGCGATTATCGGGCCATCAGGGTGCGGGAAATCGACTTATTTGAAAACATTGAACCGCATGGTGGAACTGGTGCCTTCTGTGAAGACTTCAGGGGAAATCCAATACCGCGGACGCAATATTTTCGAATCCAGTTACGGTGTTGAAGAATTGCGCACACGCGTCGGCATGGTGTTCCAAAAGCCGAATCCGTTCCCGAAATCGATTTACGACAATATCGCTTACGGCCCGCGCATCCATGGCATCAAAAACAAGAAAATTCTGGATGAAATCGTCGAAAAAAGTTTGCGCGGCGCAGCCATCTGGGACGAAGTGAAAGACCGCCTGAATGAAAATGCATACGGCATCTCGGGCGGCCAGCAGCAGCGGATCTGCATCGCGCGAACATTGGCGATCGAACCGGACGTCATCTTGATGGATGAGCCGACCTCTGCACTTGACCCAATTTCGACTTTGAAAATTGAGGAATTGGTGCAGGAATTAAAAGAGCAATACAGCATTATCATCGTGACGCATAATATGCAGCAGGCTGCGCGGATTTCCGATAAAACTGCCTTCTTCCTGAATGGGGAAGTCATCGAATATGACCGCACGGATACCATTTTCTCTAACCCAGCAGATAAACGGACAGAGGATTATATTTCAGGTCGATTCGGCTGA